A window from Catharus ustulatus isolate bCatUst1 chromosome 14, bCatUst1.pri.v2, whole genome shotgun sequence encodes these proteins:
- the CENPA gene encoding histone H3-like centromeric protein A has translation MPRPKPTPRRRGQLPAPPSPPPRARARRRRPGQRVLQEIRKYQSSTRLLLRPGPFARLVRELCLLFTRGVDYRWQRMALLALQEAAEAFAVRLLEDAYLCSLHARRVTLFPKDLQLARRLRGLEGGGI, from the exons ATGCCCCGCCCGAAGCCCACCCCGAGACGGCGCGGCCAACTCCCAGCCCCACCATCGCCCCCGCCACGGGCACGGGCACGCA GACGCCGCCCAGGTCAGCGGGTATTGCAGGAGATCCGCAAGTACCAGAGCAGCACCCGCCTGCTGCTGCGCCCCGGCCCCTTCGCCCGCCTG GTGCGGGAGCTCTGCCTACTCTTCACCCGGGGGGTGGATTACCGCTGGCAGCGCAtggccctgctggcactgcaggag GCGGCAGAGGCCTTTGCTGTGCGGCTGCTGGAAGATGCATACCTGTGCTCGCTGCACGCCCGCCGAGTCACCCTGTTCCCCAAGGATCTGCAGCTGGCCCGGCGCTTGCGGGGACTTGAGGGGGGGGGCATCTGA